One genomic window of Actinoalloteichus hoggarensis includes the following:
- a CDS encoding ABC transporter ATP-binding protein, with protein MNATATRQAAPPSPEEIDPATTDGAASLPRAGALARLLGPVRGHLVGCGVLSALAAGAGSVPYIAAAEVARLLATDGTSADPATIWRWVILGAAGAVGRLLLVFSSSRLGHFADARILHELRRRMVRSLGSVPLGWFRDRGSGQIKRRLTNDLEEMHQLIAHSLGEIVGAATAVTVGLAYLFFVDWRMALVTAGALAALGISYRTAMRSMTSHMNRLLAAEGRIGTASVEYADGVSVVKAFGTDGQALRRFTAAVDEHTAALAAWAAETRYSTAAARLLASEMTLLAILAAVGLALVDAGSLSFASLLPFLIVGIGLPTSINPAIHGSHGLRKGRAAAQNIESLLTWPPLPEPREPRSPHGHEVEFDGVSFSYDGDVMAVDDLSAVCEPGTVTAIVGPSGAGKSTLAGLIPRFYDVTRGAIRLGGVDVRAMDERTLLSSITLVFQDVMLVRDTIAENIRIAAPGASDENVRAAARAARIDDVIERLPHGYDTVLGDDTGLSGGERQRLTIARAILSDAPVIVLDEATASLDPDNETAVQRALSHLVRGKTVIVIAHRLRTIADADQILVLDRGRLVEKGRHSTLLAERGLYARLWQAQTAGGTP; from the coding sequence GTGAACGCGACCGCTACCAGACAGGCGGCCCCGCCGTCTCCTGAGGAGATCGATCCCGCGACGACAGACGGCGCCGCCTCCTTGCCGAGGGCAGGCGCGCTGGCCCGCCTGCTGGGGCCGGTCCGAGGACATCTCGTGGGGTGCGGAGTCCTCTCGGCGCTCGCCGCGGGCGCCGGCTCCGTCCCGTACATCGCGGCCGCCGAGGTCGCCAGGCTCCTCGCGACCGACGGGACCTCCGCCGACCCGGCCACGATCTGGCGGTGGGTGATCCTCGGTGCGGCCGGGGCCGTCGGTCGCCTGCTCCTCGTGTTCTCCTCGTCCCGCCTCGGCCATTTCGCCGACGCCCGAATCCTCCACGAGCTGCGACGACGGATGGTCCGCAGCCTGGGCTCGGTGCCGCTCGGATGGTTCCGCGACCGAGGGTCCGGGCAGATCAAACGTCGTCTCACCAACGATCTCGAGGAGATGCACCAGCTCATCGCGCACTCCCTCGGCGAGATCGTCGGAGCCGCCACGGCCGTCACGGTGGGGCTCGCCTACCTGTTCTTCGTCGACTGGCGGATGGCGCTCGTGACGGCGGGCGCCCTCGCCGCGCTGGGCATCAGCTACCGAACGGCCATGCGCTCGATGACGAGCCATATGAACAGGCTGCTGGCGGCCGAGGGACGCATCGGCACCGCCAGCGTCGAGTACGCGGACGGCGTCAGCGTCGTCAAGGCCTTCGGAACGGACGGGCAGGCCCTGCGTCGCTTCACCGCCGCGGTCGACGAGCACACCGCCGCGCTGGCGGCCTGGGCCGCCGAGACCCGGTACAGCACGGCCGCCGCACGACTCCTCGCCTCCGAGATGACCCTGCTCGCCATCCTGGCGGCGGTAGGCCTCGCCCTCGTCGACGCCGGCTCGCTGTCGTTCGCCTCGCTGCTGCCGTTCCTCATCGTCGGCATCGGGCTCCCGACGTCGATCAACCCCGCCATCCACGGTTCACACGGTCTGCGCAAGGGACGTGCCGCGGCACAGAACATCGAGTCCCTGCTGACCTGGCCCCCGCTGCCCGAGCCCCGTGAACCGCGGTCACCGCACGGCCACGAAGTCGAGTTCGACGGAGTCTCCTTCTCCTACGACGGGGACGTCATGGCGGTCGACGATCTCAGCGCGGTCTGCGAACCCGGCACCGTCACGGCGATCGTGGGCCCGTCGGGCGCGGGCAAGTCGACCCTCGCCGGTCTCATCCCGCGGTTCTACGACGTCACCCGCGGTGCGATCCGCCTCGGCGGGGTCGACGTCCGCGCGATGGACGAGCGCACCCTGCTCTCGTCGATCACGCTGGTGTTCCAGGACGTGATGCTCGTGCGGGACACCATCGCCGAGAACATCCGCATCGCCGCTCCCGGTGCCAGCGACGAGAACGTCCGGGCCGCGGCCCGCGCGGCGCGGATCGACGACGTCATCGAGCGGCTCCCCCACGGCTACGACACCGTGCTCGGCGACGACACCGGACTCTCCGGCGGAGAACGTCAACGGCTCACGATCGCCCGCGCGATCCTCTCCGACGCGCCCGTCATCGTGCTGGACGAGGCCACCGCCTCCCTGGACCCGGACAACGAGACCGCCGTGCAACGGGCACTGTCGCACCTGGTCCGAGGAAAGACCGTCATCGTCATCGCCCATCGGCTGCGCACCATCGCCGACGCCGATCAGATCCTCGTCCTCGATCGGGGGCGCCTCGTCGAGAAGGGACGGCATTCGACGCTGCTCGCCGAACGCGGTCTCTACGCCCGACTCTGGCAGGCCCAGACCGCGGGTGGCACGCCATGA
- a CDS encoding ABC transporter ATP-binding protein, whose protein sequence is MIRHLHALVPHPRLTLRLGALTAVQAILQGLLLGTLAPILTALMRPEPDFDSALPWLLAAGLGTVAYGVLTVIATPIGFTAASEVAGQLRNRVMQHAIALPSGWFTPENKARLARTLTADAGNIGQLAVSTGGPALTAVLTPATIVLVTATVDWRVALLLAATMPVAFLALRRAGRVSSDVERELENAAMHIAGRAIEVGQAQPVLRAAGLGRSGTPSLRAALAGHRDVYERGLRRAMVPDLTYTAVVLAGFVATVVLCVWLFVTGRVGAPETIALLILTVRFLEPLSSLIELIGALHAMDNAVTRVQEILSAKPLPSPAHPVGDHTADDVTFTGVSFAYPGSRSRAITEASFSCPAGSTTALIGPSGSGKTTVTRLLARFFDVDEGSITIGGVDVREFDPGCLRERIALVFQDVYLFDDTIEANLRLARPDATARELADAAAAARLDEVIERLPAGWHTRVGEGGSKLSGGERQRVSIARAFLKGSPIVVIDEAASALDPENERAVGDAIRRIAEDPARTVIVIAHRPATLESADQVIALDQGRVVEDDSPERLRDTGGLYSRLHDQYTAASSWRIAGAGRR, encoded by the coding sequence GTGATCCGTCATCTTCACGCGCTCGTCCCCCACCCGCGTCTGACCCTGCGTCTCGGCGCGCTCACCGCCGTCCAGGCGATCCTCCAAGGCCTTCTGCTGGGCACGCTCGCGCCCATCCTGACCGCGCTCATGCGACCGGAGCCGGACTTCGATTCGGCGCTGCCGTGGCTGCTCGCCGCCGGTCTGGGAACCGTCGCCTACGGTGTGCTCACCGTCATCGCGACGCCCATCGGGTTCACCGCCGCCTCGGAGGTCGCCGGACAGCTGCGGAACCGGGTCATGCAGCACGCGATCGCCCTCCCGAGCGGATGGTTCACCCCGGAGAACAAGGCGCGGCTGGCGCGCACGCTCACCGCCGACGCGGGCAACATCGGTCAGCTGGCCGTGAGCACCGGCGGTCCCGCGCTCACCGCCGTGCTCACGCCCGCGACCATCGTGCTGGTCACCGCGACGGTCGACTGGCGCGTCGCACTCCTGCTGGCGGCGACGATGCCCGTGGCCTTCCTGGCGTTGCGGCGCGCGGGCCGCGTCTCGTCCGACGTGGAACGAGAACTCGAGAACGCGGCGATGCACATCGCGGGCCGTGCGATCGAGGTCGGCCAGGCACAACCCGTGCTGCGGGCGGCCGGCCTCGGCAGATCCGGCACGCCGTCCCTGCGCGCGGCGCTGGCGGGGCATCGGGACGTCTACGAGCGGGGCCTGCGCCGGGCCATGGTCCCCGACCTGACGTACACCGCCGTCGTCCTGGCGGGATTCGTCGCCACCGTCGTCCTGTGCGTCTGGCTGTTCGTCACCGGCCGGGTCGGCGCCCCCGAGACCATCGCCCTGCTCATCCTGACGGTGCGGTTCCTCGAACCGCTGAGCAGCCTGATCGAGCTGATCGGCGCGCTGCACGCCATGGACAACGCCGTCACACGGGTTCAGGAGATCCTGTCCGCGAAGCCCCTCCCCTCCCCCGCCCATCCCGTCGGCGACCACACCGCCGACGACGTGACGTTCACCGGCGTCTCGTTCGCCTACCCGGGAAGCAGAAGCCGGGCGATCACCGAGGCGTCGTTCTCCTGTCCCGCGGGCAGCACCACGGCGTTGATCGGTCCCTCGGGTTCGGGGAAGACCACCGTGACGCGGCTGCTCGCCCGATTCTTCGACGTCGACGAGGGTTCGATCACGATCGGCGGCGTCGACGTCCGGGAGTTCGATCCCGGCTGTCTCCGGGAGCGGATCGCCCTGGTCTTCCAGGACGTCTACCTGTTCGACGACACCATCGAGGCGAATCTCCGGCTCGCACGTCCCGACGCCACGGCACGCGAACTGGCGGACGCGGCGGCGGCGGCGCGGCTCGACGAGGTGATCGAGCGGCTGCCCGCGGGCTGGCACACCCGGGTCGGCGAGGGCGGCTCGAAACTCTCGGGTGGTGAACGCCAGCGGGTGTCCATCGCGAGGGCCTTCCTCAAGGGGTCGCCGATCGTCGTCATCGACGAGGCGGCGTCGGCGCTCGATCCGGAGAACGAGCGTGCCGTCGGCGACGCGATCCGACGCATCGCCGAGGACCCGGCGCGCACGGTGATCGTCATCGCGCACCGACCCGCCACCCTCGAGTCGGCCGACCAGGTCATCGCACTCGACCAAGGCCGCGTGGTGGAGGACGACAGCCCCGAACGGCTCCGCGACACCGGCGGCCTGTACTCACGACTGCACGACCAGTACACCGCGGCGAGCTCCTGGCGGATCGCGGGCGCCGGCCGACGGTGA
- a CDS encoding choice-of-anchor M domain-containing protein codes for MRRHKRYWAGLLVSAIGLPLAGGLLLTGSAAAQERVVLSEGHVDAFEVQYVDDALRLLVHDGTNAGSPAVDREPADVLFAVTDASAATAPANLAVELPGFAEAGQDVWVLPQNPVAGQLYQGWATERLPAGLLAEGSRVSFEIRSVEGPGEFALWQSGFGGLVVKANSGDGLPDTFQAAAAYTHEHANWGFSEPGDYTIEVNAHAVLADGTEVESGIEAYGFSVGGEAPETPEDPDVPGPALVIDGMAHHYHTGDVATLTATYSQETDLTDYRWFTRAAPDQEWSLIPGATGPVYSFTAGPDVHGDDIIVRLYDGDAIVAESAPATVVVDDH; via the coding sequence ATGCGAAGGCATAAGCGATACTGGGCCGGCCTGCTCGTGTCGGCCATCGGACTGCCCCTGGCGGGCGGCCTGCTGCTCACAGGTTCAGCCGCGGCTCAGGAACGAGTCGTCCTCAGCGAAGGTCACGTGGACGCGTTCGAGGTGCAGTACGTGGACGACGCACTGCGACTGCTCGTCCATGATGGAACCAACGCGGGCTCACCCGCCGTCGACCGCGAGCCTGCGGACGTGCTCTTCGCGGTCACCGACGCGAGCGCGGCCACCGCACCGGCGAACCTCGCGGTCGAACTGCCCGGGTTCGCCGAAGCGGGCCAGGACGTCTGGGTGCTGCCGCAGAATCCGGTGGCAGGACAGCTGTACCAGGGCTGGGCGACCGAACGCCTGCCCGCCGGTCTGCTCGCGGAGGGCAGCCGCGTGAGTTTCGAGATCCGGTCCGTCGAGGGCCCGGGTGAGTTCGCGCTGTGGCAGTCGGGATTCGGCGGCCTCGTCGTCAAAGCCAACTCCGGCGACGGGCTGCCCGACACCTTCCAGGCGGCCGCCGCGTACACCCACGAGCACGCGAACTGGGGTTTCTCCGAACCCGGTGACTACACGATCGAGGTCAACGCCCACGCCGTCCTGGCCGACGGCACCGAGGTGGAGTCCGGCATCGAGGCCTACGGCTTCTCCGTCGGAGGGGAGGCTCCCGAGACACCGGAGGATCCGGACGTTCCCGGCCCCGCTCTGGTCATCGACGGCATGGCGCACCACTACCACACCGGTGATGTCGCGACGCTGACCGCGACCTACAGCCAGGAGACGGACCTCACCGACTACCGGTGGTTCACCAGGGCCGCCCCCGACCAGGAATGGAGTCTGATCCCAGGCGCGACCGGACCCGTCTACAGCTTCACCGCGGGACCGGACGTGCACGGCGACGACATCATCGTCCGGTTGTACGACGGTGACGCGATCGTCGCCGAGTCCGCCCCGGCAACGGTGGTCGTCGACGACCACTGA
- a CDS encoding anchored repeat-type ABC transporter permease subunit — translation MTDPWNHVFMRRAFLVAAMSGVVCGVIGCYVVLRGMAFIGDTVAHAVFPGVSIAFVFQFNLVLGGAVAGLLTAVLVAVFSQNRRLKEDTVIGVLFAAAFGLGIVILSSTAGYSGSLESFLFGQILGISDGDVANVLVVGCVLLAVTLAMSGRLVAVSLDRETARAAGLPVFWLDLALYAMVTVAIVISLQAVGNILVLALLITPAACARLLTDRLGVMMVLAPVIGAAASFLGLYLSFAFNLAAGGLIVLVATAFFLLSWLFAPRHGLLRRARHRSDEVRRAQAEEGGVVEAT, via the coding sequence GTGACCGATCCCTGGAATCACGTCTTCATGCGGCGTGCCTTTCTGGTCGCGGCGATGTCCGGCGTGGTCTGCGGTGTGATCGGCTGCTATGTCGTGTTACGCGGCATGGCGTTCATCGGTGACACGGTCGCGCACGCGGTGTTCCCCGGAGTGTCGATCGCCTTCGTGTTCCAGTTCAACCTGGTTCTCGGCGGGGCCGTCGCCGGTCTGCTCACGGCCGTTCTGGTAGCGGTGTTCAGCCAGAACCGGAGACTCAAGGAGGACACCGTCATCGGCGTGCTGTTCGCGGCGGCGTTCGGGCTGGGAATCGTCATCCTCTCCAGCACCGCAGGCTACAGCGGCTCCTTGGAGTCGTTCCTGTTCGGCCAGATCCTCGGCATCAGTGACGGCGATGTGGCCAACGTGCTCGTGGTGGGCTGCGTGCTGCTGGCCGTCACGCTCGCGATGTCGGGCCGGCTGGTCGCGGTGAGCCTGGACCGGGAGACGGCCCGAGCGGCGGGCCTGCCGGTGTTCTGGCTGGACTTGGCGCTGTACGCGATGGTGACCGTCGCCATCGTCATCTCGTTGCAGGCAGTCGGCAACATCCTGGTTCTGGCGCTGCTCATCACCCCCGCCGCGTGTGCACGTCTGCTGACGGATCGACTCGGCGTGATGATGGTCCTCGCCCCGGTGATCGGGGCGGCCGCTTCGTTCCTCGGGTTGTATCTGTCGTTCGCGTTCAACCTGGCGGCAGGCGGACTCATCGTCCTGGTCGCGACGGCGTTCTTCCTGCTCAGCTGGCTCTTCGCCCCCCGCCACGGGCTGCTCCGCCGCGCACGGCATCGGTCGGACGAGGTCCGACGGGCGCAAGCCGAGGAGGGAGGCGTCGTGGAGGCGACGTGA
- a CDS encoding anchored repeat-type ABC transporter ATP-binding subunit, whose protein sequence is MSETSPPLVVNGLGVELGGRKALHDVDLRVDDGEIVGLIGPNGAGKTTLLRAVLTLVPTVAGQITIEGRTPAKARGTIGYVPQRHEFAWDFPISVRNAVRSALTNRVTQGSPRSRRRAAVHEVVTEALRRVDLTALGDRPIGELSGGQRQRVLVARALVSRPRLLLLDEPFTGLDVPTQELLTRLFGELRGEGRAVLMTTHDLPSAAAMADRLVLLNKTVVIAGPPEQLREPSVWLRAFGVVASEQLLHTLGVDS, encoded by the coding sequence ATGAGTGAGACGTCACCGCCACTGGTCGTCAACGGCCTCGGCGTCGAACTCGGCGGCCGCAAGGCTCTTCACGACGTCGATCTGCGAGTGGACGACGGCGAGATCGTGGGTCTCATCGGCCCTAACGGCGCGGGCAAGACGACCCTGCTTCGTGCGGTCCTCACCCTGGTCCCGACGGTCGCCGGACAGATCACCATCGAGGGGCGGACCCCTGCCAAGGCACGCGGAACCATCGGCTACGTGCCGCAGCGGCACGAATTCGCCTGGGACTTCCCGATCTCGGTTCGAAACGCCGTCAGATCGGCGTTGACGAATCGTGTGACGCAGGGGTCCCCGCGGTCGCGTCGTCGAGCCGCCGTTCACGAGGTGGTCACCGAGGCCCTGCGTCGGGTCGACCTGACGGCGCTCGGCGACCGACCGATCGGAGAGCTCTCGGGCGGCCAACGACAGCGGGTCCTCGTGGCGAGAGCGTTGGTGTCTCGACCGAGACTGCTGCTGCTCGACGAGCCGTTCACCGGGCTCGACGTGCCGACTCAAGAACTGTTGACCCGCCTGTTCGGCGAGCTGCGAGGCGAGGGGCGAGCCGTGCTCATGACCACTCATGATCTGCCGTCGGCCGCTGCGATGGCAGATCGACTGGTGCTGTTGAACAAGACGGTGGTGATCGCAGGCCCACCCGAACAGCTTCGCGAGCCCTCGGTCTGGCTACGGGCGTTCGGCGTCGTCGCGTCAGAGCAGCTTCTGCACACGTTGGGAGTCGACTCATGA
- a CDS encoding TIGR03773 family transporter-associated surface protein encodes MTEYSTGVPVRPALVLMPIAAFSLVLAPSVAAAAEPETVSAEPSSERVVIADGHIDMGPRFVDGEWTVQIRDDTVEPSTWRALSDVVLQVADSAVIEVPDTPDFAFLGEPGAEVHVLPQVQQDGVLWPGWNTQDPSVVTSIDREVTWTLEGVEGPGAMVLFLNGSFGEPAVVFDSRDPYPQETGIEVDTHVHGNWAFSESGTYLLDIAMSARTDDGEEVTDRGVLRMHVGNEDPQAAFSVGLDADASREPTAAVDSPAGSAAEESAEQGASSVPWPVIGVAALLMVLAVGVLAVRRTRGAAAGGSDESGGSTSGDAR; translated from the coding sequence ATGACCGAATACTCGACGGGCGTGCCCGTGCGACCGGCTCTCGTTCTCATGCCGATCGCCGCGTTCAGCCTCGTGCTCGCCCCGTCTGTCGCCGCGGCCGCGGAACCCGAGACGGTGTCCGCCGAACCGTCCTCGGAGCGGGTGGTGATCGCCGACGGCCATATCGACATGGGACCTCGGTTCGTCGACGGCGAGTGGACCGTGCAGATCCGTGACGACACCGTCGAGCCGTCGACCTGGCGAGCGCTGTCCGATGTGGTGTTGCAGGTCGCCGACTCGGCGGTGATCGAGGTTCCCGACACCCCCGACTTCGCCTTTCTCGGCGAACCCGGTGCCGAGGTGCACGTCCTGCCTCAGGTGCAGCAGGACGGCGTCCTCTGGCCAGGGTGGAACACTCAGGACCCCTCGGTGGTCACCAGCATCGACCGGGAGGTCACCTGGACCCTGGAGGGGGTGGAGGGGCCCGGCGCGATGGTGCTGTTCCTCAACGGCAGCTTCGGTGAGCCGGCGGTGGTGTTCGACAGCCGAGACCCCTACCCGCAGGAGACCGGCATCGAGGTCGACACCCACGTACACGGCAACTGGGCCTTCTCGGAGTCCGGAACGTATCTGCTGGACATCGCGATGAGCGCTCGCACCGACGACGGCGAGGAGGTCACCGACCGCGGCGTACTGCGGATGCACGTCGGGAACGAGGACCCGCAGGCCGCCTTCTCGGTCGGCCTCGACGCCGATGCCTCACGGGAGCCGACGGCCGCCGTCGACTCGCCTGCGGGCTCCGCCGCCGAGGAGTCAGCCGAGCAGGGGGCGAGTTCGGTGCCGTGGCCTGTGATCGGCGTGGCGGCACTCCTCATGGTCCTGGCCGTCGGCGTCCTGGCGGTACGGAGAACTCGCGGTGCGGCCGCCGGCGGCTCCGACGAATCGGGCGGCTCGACCTCCGGAGACGCCCGATGA
- a CDS encoding anchored repeat ABC transporter, substrate-binding protein — MRIRSRACRIVAGLATLSVLTTACAAGETRGTGEITVITTTEILADLVASIGGDRVEVSSLVPAGGDPHSYEPSPADAARVAEADVAFTNHLLLEEQALIKTVDVNLPSGALNVSLAEVSETYGAHVIPLVENIALDVLWLGLRVRGTGEEHGATRTSEIGMTAVDMTGPGDLFVYLTQALGSPDVYFGSADGFDDADRTTLPPAAHTHVNWAFTEPGEYELTLAADLDNGDGDPRPLGEGTFRFAVGVDPHTIARDGQRILDAGHTDVTVDLDTGELYAFVDAEVGTDQEVVPAVDVVIDVPNRALEEIPDDARFTFLGEAGKQVFQLPQAVLGKHVHGEIDPHLWQDVRNAKAYVQLMLDTLIEADPEGAQRYETAAGAYLAELDELHAYVGDRLATIPPERRQLITTHDAFGYLAEAYDMTVAGFVVPNPAQEPSVEQVSRLTETIRNLEVPAVFMEPNLVQRADVLTQVAHDQGVEVCTIYGDAFDENTTDYVSMMRHNADELVRCLGDGR, encoded by the coding sequence ATGAGAATCCGCTCAAGGGCGTGCCGGATCGTGGCAGGACTGGCGACGCTGTCGGTCCTGACCACGGCCTGTGCTGCCGGCGAGACGAGAGGCACCGGGGAGATCACCGTGATCACCACCACGGAGATACTCGCCGACCTGGTCGCGAGCATCGGGGGTGACCGAGTCGAGGTCAGCTCGCTCGTGCCCGCAGGCGGTGATCCGCACTCCTACGAGCCCAGCCCGGCCGACGCCGCACGAGTGGCCGAAGCCGACGTCGCCTTCACCAATCATCTGCTCCTCGAGGAGCAGGCTCTGATCAAGACGGTGGACGTGAACCTGCCTTCGGGTGCACTGAACGTCTCGCTGGCGGAGGTGTCGGAGACCTACGGAGCGCATGTCATACCGCTGGTCGAGAACATCGCCCTCGATGTGCTCTGGCTCGGCCTTCGGGTCCGCGGGACCGGCGAGGAGCACGGAGCCACCCGCACCTCCGAGATCGGGATGACCGCCGTCGACATGACCGGACCGGGCGATCTCTTCGTCTACCTGACGCAGGCTCTCGGGTCGCCGGACGTCTACTTCGGCTCGGCCGACGGTTTCGACGACGCCGACCGCACAACGCTTCCTCCGGCCGCGCACACTCACGTGAACTGGGCGTTCACCGAGCCCGGTGAGTACGAGCTGACTCTGGCAGCGGATCTGGACAACGGGGACGGCGACCCCCGACCACTGGGTGAGGGCACGTTCCGCTTCGCCGTCGGCGTCGACCCCCACACGATCGCGCGAGACGGACAGCGGATCCTCGACGCCGGACACACCGATGTGACCGTCGACCTGGACACCGGCGAGCTGTACGCCTTCGTGGACGCCGAGGTCGGTACGGATCAGGAGGTCGTCCCCGCTGTCGATGTGGTGATCGACGTGCCCAACCGTGCGTTGGAGGAGATTCCGGATGATGCGCGGTTCACCTTCCTCGGTGAGGCAGGGAAGCAGGTCTTCCAGCTTCCGCAGGCGGTGCTCGGCAAGCACGTCCACGGCGAGATCGATCCGCATCTGTGGCAGGACGTGCGTAATGCCAAGGCCTATGTGCAGCTCATGCTCGACACCCTGATCGAGGCCGATCCCGAAGGCGCCCAGCGGTACGAGACGGCGGCCGGTGCCTACCTCGCCGAACTCGACGAGCTGCACGCCTACGTCGGCGACCGACTCGCGACCATCCCTCCCGAGCGCAGGCAGCTCATCACCACCCACGACGCGTTCGGCTACCTGGCCGAGGCCTACGACATGACCGTGGCCGGGTTCGTGGTGCCCAACCCGGCGCAGGAGCCCAGCGTGGAGCAGGTGTCACGACTCACCGAGACCATCCGGAACCTGGAGGTTCCCGCCGTGTTCATGGAGCCCAACCTGGTCCAGCGTGCCGACGTGCTGACACAGGTGGCCCATGACCAGGGCGTCGAGGTGTGCACGATCTACGGCGACGCCTTCGACGAGAACACGACCGACTACGTGTCGATGATGCGGCACAACGCCGACGAGCTGGTGCGCTGTCTGGGAGACGGCCGATGA
- a CDS encoding choice-of-anchor M domain-containing protein: MTVRRSYRGVGLAVAVMLTAMLASVVPVAASSSDPASGPETPVVLDDGHIDLAAVIEDGELLARIKDGTVAGQTTWRDLEDVVLHAVPASEATVPSLPAYDFLGEPGDQMWLLPMTQQPGVLWPGWNTEEISRDDIDGRVTWTTHDVDGPGEFVLFTEGPFAPDPPVVNTRDGLPDAFEMAERTHTHANWVFSAEGVYCLDLEFSATAVGGGMLTDRRRLTIAVGAVDADSVTPCGKQDTEPPTTTPPATTTPPADTTTPPPDSTTPSTPDTTTPAPERLVLDTGHVDVAARLRDGSLVSEIKDGTRSGDPVWRSVSEVLFHLKPEGAREVPADPAYEFLGEPGSPVWLLPQTQDPELLWPGWNTEEIAGDALAGPVRWTLDSVDGPGEFVLYQDGSFGPSEPAFSTRDGLPDAFDIPLGTHAHANWAFSAEGVYCLGYRMSATLPAGSEVEAKEVLPVAVGAVDTTTATCEPDPTDPPSSTSPPSPTSPPSPTGPTGPPSPTGPTDPPSPTGPTDPPSPTDPHHAPGGGPRPDGDQGPLAWTGMRTALPLTLLGSVLLLLGGVLWWFGRGRHRTPATATTDEPR, encoded by the coding sequence ATGACAGTACGAAGATCGTATCGTGGTGTCGGGCTCGCGGTCGCCGTGATGCTCACGGCCATGCTCGCGAGCGTGGTACCGGTCGCGGCGTCCAGCTCCGATCCCGCCAGCGGTCCGGAGACGCCGGTCGTCCTCGATGACGGGCACATCGATCTGGCCGCCGTCATCGAGGACGGTGAGCTGCTGGCGCGGATCAAGGACGGGACCGTCGCCGGGCAGACGACCTGGCGTGACCTCGAGGACGTCGTCCTGCACGCCGTACCCGCGAGCGAGGCCACGGTTCCGTCGCTGCCCGCATACGACTTCCTCGGTGAGCCCGGCGACCAGATGTGGCTCCTGCCGATGACGCAACAGCCGGGAGTGCTGTGGCCTGGCTGGAACACCGAGGAGATCAGCCGAGACGACATCGACGGTCGCGTCACCTGGACGACGCATGACGTCGACGGGCCTGGCGAGTTCGTGCTGTTCACCGAGGGGCCGTTCGCGCCCGACCCTCCGGTCGTCAACACTCGCGACGGCCTGCCGGATGCCTTCGAGATGGCCGAGCGCACGCACACGCACGCGAACTGGGTGTTCTCCGCCGAAGGCGTCTACTGCCTGGACCTCGAGTTCAGCGCGACGGCCGTCGGGGGCGGAATGCTGACGGATCGGCGGCGACTGACGATCGCCGTCGGCGCCGTCGACGCCGACTCTGTGACTCCTTGCGGGAAGCAGGACACGGAACCTCCCACCACCACCCCGCCGGCCACCACCACCCCGCCGGCCGACACCACCACTCCACCGCCCGACTCGACCACCCCGTCGACTCCCGACACCACCACGCCCGCGCCGGAGCGGCTCGTGTTGGACACGGGCCATGTCGACGTCGCGGCACGACTGCGAGACGGAAGCCTCGTCTCAGAGATCAAGGATGGGACGCGGAGCGGGGACCCGGTGTGGCGCTCGGTGTCGGAGGTGCTCTTCCACCTGAAGCCTGAGGGCGCTCGCGAGGTGCCCGCTGATCCGGCATACGAGTTCCTCGGCGAACCGGGCAGCCCGGTGTGGCTGCTTCCACAGACTCAGGACCCGGAACTGCTCTGGCCGGGCTGGAACACCGAGGAGATCGCAGGCGACGCCCTTGCGGGGCCGGTGCGCTGGACCTTGGACTCCGTGGACGGACCCGGCGAATTCGTGTTGTACCAGGACGGCTCGTTCGGCCCGTCCGAGCCGGCGTTCAGCACCCGGGACGGGCTTCCCGACGCCTTCGACATCCCATTGGGGACGCACGCGCACGCGAACTGGGCGTTCTCGGCGGAGGGCGTCTACTGCCTGGGATATCGGATGAGCGCCACGCTGCCCGCAGGTTCCGAGGTCGAAGCGAAGGAGGTTCTGCCGGTCGCCGTCGGTGCCGTCGACACCACTACGGCGACCTGCGAGCCGGACCCGACCGACCCGCCGAGCTCGACCAGTCCGCCGAGCCCGACCAGTCCGCCGAGCCCGACCGGTCCGACCGGCCCGCCGAGTCCGACCGGCCCGACCGACCCGCCGAGTCCCACCGGTCCGACCGACCCGCCGAGCCCGACCGACCCGCACCACGCTCCAGGTGGCGGTCCGCGTCCGGACGGCGACCAGGGGCCGCTCGCCTGGACGGGCATGCGGACAGCGCTGCCGCTGACCCTGCTCGGCTCCGTGCTCCTGCTGCTGGGTGGCGTCCTGTGGTGGTTCGGCAGGGGGCGACACCGCACACCCGCGACGGCCACGACGGACGAACCCCGGTGA